Proteins encoded in a region of the Pseudomonas viciae genome:
- a CDS encoding UDP-glucose dehydrogenase family protein: MKISVLGSGYVGLVQAAVLAEVGHDVVCMDIDERKVDNLRQGQVSIFEPGLATLVREGLEAGRLHFTCDEQLAVQHGQVLFIAVGTPSREDGSADLGQVLAVGEAVARYREHPLILVEKSTVPVGTGDVLRAHIDKCLLKAGRLLQFDIVSNPEFLKEGSAVADCRRPDRIVIGCERDEVRETMRDLYAPFNRNHDRVLFMDVRSAELTKYAANGMLATKISFINQIAELAEHLGADIESVRLGIGADSRIGYHFIYPGCGYGGSCFPKDMRALIHTAEQAHCSSDLLQAVESINRRQKHKLFERINAFYKGDLRGKTFALWGLAFKPNTDDMRDAPSRTLLESLWAAGASVRAFDPEAMQQTQLLYPNESKLMLMGTPESVLPGADALVICTEWQPFKAPDFALIQQRLKAPVIFDGRNLYDPERMADKGFTYFPMGRGQSRNLPIAPQTWFQASRSA; encoded by the coding sequence GACGAGCGCAAAGTCGACAACCTGCGCCAGGGCCAGGTGAGTATCTTCGAACCGGGGCTGGCGACGCTGGTGCGCGAAGGGCTCGAGGCCGGGCGGTTGCATTTCACCTGCGATGAGCAGCTTGCCGTGCAGCACGGCCAGGTACTGTTTATCGCCGTGGGCACGCCTTCCAGGGAGGACGGCTCGGCCGATCTGGGCCAAGTCCTGGCCGTCGGCGAAGCTGTCGCCCGCTACCGTGAGCACCCCCTCATCCTGGTGGAGAAGTCCACCGTGCCGGTGGGCACTGGCGATGTCCTGCGGGCGCACATCGACAAATGCCTGCTCAAGGCCGGTCGCCTGCTGCAGTTCGATATCGTCTCCAACCCCGAATTCCTCAAGGAAGGCTCGGCCGTTGCCGATTGTCGGCGCCCGGACCGCATCGTGATCGGCTGCGAGCGCGATGAAGTCCGCGAGACCATGCGCGACCTGTACGCACCGTTCAATCGTAACCACGACCGCGTCCTGTTCATGGATGTGCGCAGTGCCGAGCTGACCAAATACGCGGCCAACGGCATGTTGGCGACCAAGATCAGCTTCATCAACCAGATCGCCGAATTGGCCGAACACCTGGGGGCCGACATCGAATCGGTGCGCCTGGGCATCGGAGCCGACTCGCGCATCGGTTATCACTTCATTTACCCGGGTTGCGGCTACGGTGGTTCGTGTTTCCCCAAGGACATGCGCGCGCTGATCCACACGGCTGAGCAAGCCCACTGCTCCAGCGACCTGCTGCAAGCGGTGGAGTCCATCAACCGCCGGCAGAAACACAAGCTGTTCGAGCGGATCAATGCCTTCTATAAAGGCGACCTGCGCGGCAAAACCTTTGCCCTGTGGGGACTGGCCTTCAAGCCCAACACCGACGACATGCGCGATGCGCCGAGCCGCACGCTCCTGGAGTCGCTGTGGGCCGCCGGTGCCAGCGTCCGCGCTTTTGACCCGGAGGCGATGCAGCAGACCCAACTGCTCTACCCCAATGAGTCGAAGCTCATGCTGATGGGCACGCCGGAATCGGTGCTACCAGGCGCTGATGCGCTGGTCATTTGTACCGAATGGCAGCCGTTCAAGGCGCCGGACTTCGCGCTTATCCAGCAACGGCTCAAGGCCCCGGTGATTTTTGATGGGCGTAATCTGTATGACCCGGAACGCATGGCCGACAAGGGGTTTACCTATTTCCCGATGGGCCGAGGGCAATCGCGCAACCTGCCCATCGCCCCGCAAACCTGGTTCCAAGCCTCGAGAAGTGCGTGA
- a CDS encoding enoyl-CoA hydratase/isomerase family protein, with amino-acid sequence MTAQVSSQATGTVEAMAYEVLVEVRNHIGHLTLNRPAGLNALTLGMVRSLQQQLDTWALDPQIHAVVLRGAGDKAFCAGGDIRSLYDSHKQGDTLHEEFFVEEYALDLTIHHYRKPILALLDGFVLGGGMGLAQGADLRVVTERSRLGMPEVGIGYFPDVGGSYFLSRIPGELGTYLGVSGVQIRAADALYCGLADWYLDSRKLEQLDARLDRLEWGDTPLKDLQSLLAKLGVQQLPAPPLADLRPVIDHFFALPDVPSMVEQLRQVTVANSHDWAVKTADLLDTRSPLAMAVTLQMLRRGRHLSLENCFALELHLDRQWFERGDLIEGVRALLIDKDKNPRWNPPTLEALDARHVASFFDGFDDHGN; translated from the coding sequence ATGACTGCTCAGGTTTCATCCCAAGCCACAGGGACCGTCGAGGCGATGGCCTATGAGGTGCTGGTCGAAGTCCGCAACCATATCGGTCACTTGACCCTGAACCGCCCCGCCGGCCTCAATGCCCTGACCTTGGGCATGGTGCGCAGCTTGCAGCAACAACTCGATACCTGGGCCCTCGACCCACAGATTCACGCAGTGGTCCTGCGTGGCGCCGGCGACAAGGCGTTTTGCGCGGGTGGCGATATCCGCTCGCTGTACGACAGCCACAAGCAGGGCGATACCCTGCATGAAGAGTTTTTCGTCGAGGAGTACGCCCTCGACCTGACGATCCATCACTACCGCAAACCGATCCTCGCCCTGCTGGATGGCTTCGTGCTGGGCGGCGGCATGGGGCTGGCCCAAGGCGCCGACCTGCGGGTGGTGACCGAGCGCAGCCGCCTGGGGATGCCGGAAGTCGGCATCGGGTACTTCCCGGACGTGGGTGGCAGTTACTTCCTGTCGCGTATTCCTGGCGAACTGGGGACCTACCTGGGCGTCAGCGGTGTGCAGATCCGCGCGGCTGACGCCTTGTATTGCGGGCTGGCCGACTGGTATCTGGACAGTCGCAAGCTTGAACAGCTCGACGCGCGCCTCGATCGCTTGGAATGGGGTGATACCCCCCTCAAGGACCTGCAAAGCCTGCTGGCGAAACTCGGCGTGCAACAACTGCCCGCCCCGCCCCTGGCCGACCTGCGCCCGGTTATCGATCATTTTTTTGCCCTCCCCGATGTACCGAGCATGGTCGAGCAACTGCGCCAGGTCACGGTCGCCAACAGCCACGATTGGGCCGTGAAAACCGCCGACCTGCTGGACACCCGTTCGCCCCTGGCCATGGCCGTGACCCTGCAAATGCTGCGTCGGGGTCGGCACCTGAGCCTGGAAAACTGTTTTGCCCTGGAGCTGCACCTGGACCGGCAATGGTTCGAACGCGGCGACCTGATCGAAGGCGTGCGCGCCTTGCTGATCGACAAAGACAAGAATCCGCGCTGGAACCCTCCGACCCTGGAGGCGCTGGACGCCCGCCACGTGGCGAGTTTCTTCGACGGCTTCGACGACCACGGGAATTGA
- a CDS encoding HPP family protein translates to MLSRWFPAAINTRPTEWSRAAIGMALGTMFSVWLCSQVYGLEVAQHLIGPLGASAVLLFAVSSGALAQPWSIFGGYLCASVVALLVAHVLGRTLGSACLAAGMALVLMCWLRCVHPPAGAVAATLVLADPSIIALDWQAVGAAMLAGSGLLVSALAYNNLTRVRYPKRASEPAGVIPADHPPVDRQAITREDLKQALAEMEAFFDVTPEDLEQLIHVSERNAKRRSITEVLSGRG, encoded by the coding sequence ATGCTTTCTCGCTGGTTCCCCGCTGCGATCAATACCCGTCCTACCGAATGGAGTCGCGCCGCCATCGGCATGGCCCTGGGGACGATGTTCAGTGTCTGGCTCTGTAGCCAGGTCTATGGCCTCGAGGTGGCGCAACATCTGATCGGCCCTCTCGGTGCATCGGCCGTGCTGTTGTTTGCCGTGTCTTCGGGCGCCCTCGCCCAACCCTGGTCGATTTTTGGCGGCTACCTGTGCGCGTCGGTCGTGGCGTTGCTGGTGGCCCACGTGCTGGGGCGCACGCTGGGCAGCGCGTGCCTGGCTGCCGGCATGGCGCTGGTGTTGATGTGCTGGCTGCGTTGCGTGCACCCTCCGGCGGGTGCGGTAGCGGCGACGCTGGTACTGGCAGACCCTTCCATCATTGCCCTGGACTGGCAGGCCGTGGGTGCGGCCATGCTGGCCGGTTCCGGCCTGCTGGTCAGTGCGCTGGCCTACAACAACCTGACACGCGTGCGCTATCCGAAGCGCGCCAGTGAGCCGGCGGGCGTCATACCGGCGGACCATCCTCCCGTGGACCGCCAGGCCATCACCCGCGAAGACCTGAAACAGGCCCTGGCAGAGATGGAAGCGTTCTTTGACGTCACCCCTGAGGATCTTGAGCAATTGATTCACGTCAGCGAGCGAAATGCCAAGCGGCGGAGCATCACGGAGGTGCTTTCGGGTCGCGGCTGA
- a CDS encoding enoyl-CoA hydratase, translated as MSYETILLEIKDRVGLITLNRPQALNALNAQIVSELNQALDSLEADPKIGCIVLTGSKKAFAAGADIKEMADLTYPQIYLDDLFSDSDRVANRRKPIIAAVNGFALGGGCELALMCDFILAGDNAKFGQPEVNLGVLPGMGGTQRLTRAVGKAKAMEMCLTGRFIDAVEAERCGIVARIVPADELLDEALKTAALIASKSVPISMMVKESVNRAFEVSLSEGVRFERRVFHAAFATQDQKEGMAAFVAKRAAEFQDK; from the coding sequence ATGAGCTACGAAACGATTTTATTGGAGATCAAGGACCGGGTCGGCCTGATCACCCTCAACCGTCCCCAGGCATTGAATGCCTTGAACGCGCAGATCGTCAGCGAGTTGAACCAGGCGCTGGACAGCCTGGAAGCCGATCCGAAGATTGGCTGCATCGTGCTGACCGGCTCGAAGAAAGCCTTCGCCGCCGGGGCCGACATCAAGGAAATGGCCGATCTGACCTACCCGCAGATTTATCTGGATGACCTGTTCAGCGACAGCGACCGCGTGGCCAACCGTCGCAAACCGATCATCGCGGCGGTGAACGGCTTTGCTCTGGGCGGAGGCTGCGAGCTGGCGTTGATGTGCGACTTCATCCTGGCCGGTGACAACGCCAAGTTCGGCCAGCCGGAAGTCAACCTCGGCGTACTGCCGGGCATGGGCGGCACCCAGCGCCTGACCCGGGCGGTGGGCAAGGCCAAGGCCATGGAAATGTGCCTGACCGGACGCTTTATCGACGCGGTGGAAGCTGAGCGTTGCGGCATTGTCGCGCGTATCGTACCGGCCGATGAGCTGCTGGATGAGGCGCTGAAAACGGCGGCGTTGATCGCTTCCAAGTCAGTACCCATCAGCATGATGGTCAAGGAAAGCGTCAACCGCGCCTTTGAAGTCAGCCTGTCCGAAGGTGTGCGCTTCGAGCGCCGGGTATTCCACGCGGCCTTTGCGACGCAGGATCAGAAGGAAGGCATGGCGGCATTCGTGGCCAAGCGGGCGGCCGAGTTTCAGGACAAGTAA
- a CDS encoding acyl-CoA dehydrogenase family protein: MHDLELTEEQVMIRDMARDFARGEIAPHAQAWEKAGWIDDGLVSKMGELGLLGMVVPEEWGGTYVDYVAYALAVEEISAGDGATGALMSIHNSVGCGPVLNFGTDEQKQTWLADLASGQAIGCFCLTEPQAGSEAHNLRTRAELRDGQWVINGAKQFVSNGKRAKLAIVFAVTDPELGKKGISAFLVPTDTPGFIVDRTEHKMGIRASDTCAVTLSNCTIPEANLLGARGKGLAIALSNLEGGRIGIAAQALGIARAAFEAALAYARDRVQFDKPIIEHQSIANLLADMHTRLNATRLLILHAARLRSAGKPCLSEASQAKLFASEMAEKVCSSAIQIHGGYGYLEDYPVERYYRDARITQIYEGSSEIQRMVIARELKHYLV; this comes from the coding sequence ATGCATGACCTCGAACTGACCGAAGAACAAGTGATGATCCGCGACATGGCCCGGGATTTCGCCCGTGGCGAAATCGCCCCCCACGCCCAGGCCTGGGAAAAGGCCGGCTGGATCGACGACGGCCTGGTGTCGAAAATGGGCGAACTGGGCCTGCTGGGCATGGTGGTGCCGGAGGAATGGGGTGGCACCTATGTCGATTACGTGGCCTATGCCCTGGCGGTGGAAGAGATCTCCGCGGGCGACGGCGCCACTGGGGCGTTGATGAGCATTCACAACTCGGTGGGTTGCGGGCCGGTGCTCAATTTCGGCACCGATGAACAGAAACAGACCTGGCTGGCCGATCTTGCCAGCGGCCAGGCCATTGGCTGCTTCTGCCTGACCGAACCCCAGGCCGGCTCCGAAGCACACAACCTGCGCACCCGCGCCGAACTGCGGGACGGTCAATGGGTGATCAACGGCGCCAAGCAGTTCGTCAGCAACGGCAAACGGGCGAAACTGGCGATTGTCTTCGCAGTGACCGACCCTGAGCTGGGCAAGAAAGGTATTTCGGCGTTCCTGGTGCCGACCGATACGCCGGGCTTCATCGTCGATCGCACTGAACACAAAATGGGTATCCGCGCCTCGGACACCTGTGCTGTCACCTTGAGCAACTGCACCATCCCCGAGGCCAACCTGCTGGGGGCTCGCGGCAAAGGCCTGGCGATCGCCCTCTCCAACCTCGAAGGCGGCCGCATCGGCATTGCCGCGCAGGCCCTGGGCATCGCCCGTGCAGCGTTTGAAGCGGCCCTGGCTTACGCGCGGGACCGGGTGCAATTCGACAAACCGATCATCGAGCACCAGAGCATCGCCAACCTGCTGGCCGACATGCACACCCGCCTGAACGCCACGCGCTTGCTGATCCTGCATGCCGCCCGGTTACGCAGCGCTGGCAAACCGTGCCTGTCCGAAGCCTCCCAGGCCAAGCTGTTCGCCTCGGAAATGGCCGAGAAGGTCTGTTCCTCGGCGATACAGATTCATGGTGGGTATGGGTATCTCGAGGATTACCCGGTGGAGCGCTACTACCGTGATGCGCGGATTACCCAGATCTACGAAGGCTCGAGCGAGATACAGCGGATGGTGATTGCCCGGGAGTTGAAACACTACCTGGTTTGA
- a CDS encoding acyl-CoA dehydrogenase, protein MLPTEEQTQISEVARQFAQERLKPFAAEWDREHRFPKEAIGEMAELGFFGMLVPEQWGGCDTGYLAYAMALEEIAAGDGACSTIMSVHNSVGCVPILKFGNDEQKAKFLTPLASGVMLGAFALTEPQAGSDASSLKTRARLEGDHYVLNGCKQFITSGQNAGVVIVFAVTDPSAGKRGISAFIVPTDSPGYSVARVEDKLGQHASDTCQILFEDVRVPLANRLGEEGEGYKIALANLEGGRVGIAAQSVGMARAAFEAARDYARERESFGKPIIEHQAVAFRLADMATQIAVARQMVHYAAALRDNGQPALVEASMAKLFASEMAEKVCSMALQTLGGYGYLNDFPLERIYRDVRVCQIYEGTSDIQRMVISRNL, encoded by the coding sequence ATGCTCCCGACTGAAGAACAGACCCAAATCAGCGAAGTGGCCCGGCAGTTCGCCCAGGAGCGCTTGAAACCGTTTGCCGCCGAGTGGGACCGTGAGCACCGCTTTCCCAAGGAAGCCATTGGTGAAATGGCCGAACTGGGCTTTTTCGGCATGCTCGTGCCGGAGCAGTGGGGCGGTTGCGACACCGGTTACCTGGCCTATGCCATGGCGTTGGAAGAAATCGCCGCCGGCGACGGGGCGTGCTCGACCATCATGAGTGTGCACAATTCGGTGGGCTGCGTGCCGATCCTCAAGTTCGGCAACGATGAGCAAAAGGCCAAGTTCCTCACGCCCCTGGCCAGCGGCGTGATGCTTGGCGCCTTCGCCCTGACCGAACCCCAGGCCGGTTCGGACGCCAGCAGCCTCAAGACCCGGGCGCGGCTGGAGGGTGATCATTACGTGCTCAATGGTTGCAAGCAGTTCATCACCTCCGGGCAGAACGCCGGGGTGGTGATCGTGTTTGCGGTGACTGATCCAAGTGCCGGCAAGCGCGGCATCAGCGCGTTCATCGTGCCGACCGACTCGCCGGGCTATAGCGTGGCGCGGGTCGAGGACAAGCTCGGCCAGCACGCCTCCGACACCTGTCAGATCCTCTTTGAGGATGTGAGGGTGCCGCTGGCTAATCGCCTCGGGGAGGAGGGCGAGGGCTACAAGATTGCCCTGGCGAATCTGGAAGGCGGGCGCGTGGGCATCGCCGCACAATCGGTGGGCATGGCTCGCGCCGCCTTCGAGGCTGCCCGGGACTATGCCCGGGAGCGGGAAAGTTTCGGCAAGCCGATCATCGAGCACCAGGCCGTGGCATTTCGCCTGGCGGACATGGCGACCCAGATCGCCGTGGCCCGGCAAATGGTGCATTACGCCGCCGCGCTGCGGGACAACGGCCAGCCTGCGCTGGTAGAGGCGTCCATGGCCAAGCTGTTCGCCTCGGAAATGGCCGAAAAAGTCTGCTCCATGGCGTTGCAAACCCTGGGTGGCTACGGTTACCTCAACGACTTCCCGCTGGAGCGCATCTACCGCGACGTGCGGGTCTGCCAGATCTACGAAGGCACCAGCGACATTCAGCGCATGGTCATTTCGCGCAATCTTTGA